A stretch of Crossiella cryophila DNA encodes these proteins:
- a CDS encoding DUF5691 domain-containing protein translates to MSAWLETVQRLLVGATRSTVDSQELLADCAAFGLARHGAARPRSGGIELLAPAPVETRPAAPDRTAALLSQILAWEDAHLLTEWCLAVARAGRIAPPRALPDLLAAGTARTGCRPEIVEVLGGRGRWLAGMRPSWSWAAGTPETPDRLEDLNDLLDLPLPQRKAGLRWARLSDPAGVRQLIAQGWSGLWRAGDRRLLITALADGLSAADEPLLESALDDRAGAVHNEAVRLLRLLPGSALSQRSATRLRAGLQVSRDELTVREDGPYGAEPDPAEVRDLLREGTLESGVSGRLLGAASGVPPELFTELLGPGAERLLRGSPWAPMLLKGIAAALPRSTDPLRWLPAVAKVLSQADLLDILSELPTDLAARALTGLVGRWNYDVLDHACSALPGPWPAETTRAVLARYAEMSDRRWRPGYPPELLMRRGDLGVLTQQWPLISQRWPEHGAEHSVLELRTELFRALDDRKDPA, encoded by the coding sequence GTGAGCGCGTGGCTGGAGACCGTGCAGCGGCTGCTGGTCGGCGCCACTCGATCCACTGTGGACAGTCAGGAGCTGCTGGCCGACTGCGCCGCGTTCGGGCTGGCCCGGCACGGCGCGGCGCGACCGCGCAGCGGCGGCATCGAACTGCTCGCGCCCGCGCCGGTGGAGACCAGACCGGCCGCCCCGGACCGCACTGCCGCGCTGTTGAGCCAGATCCTGGCCTGGGAGGACGCGCACCTGCTCACCGAGTGGTGCCTGGCGGTGGCCAGGGCGGGCCGGATCGCGCCGCCGAGGGCGCTGCCGGACCTGCTGGCCGCCGGGACCGCGCGCACCGGCTGCCGGCCGGAGATCGTCGAGGTGCTCGGCGGGCGGGGGCGCTGGCTGGCCGGGATGCGGCCGTCCTGGTCCTGGGCCGCGGGCACGCCGGAGACGCCGGACCGGCTGGAGGACCTGAACGACCTGCTCGACCTGCCGCTGCCGCAACGCAAGGCGGGGCTGCGCTGGGCCCGGCTGTCCGATCCGGCCGGGGTACGGCAGCTGATCGCGCAGGGCTGGTCCGGGCTGTGGCGGGCCGGGGACCGGCGGTTGCTGATCACCGCGCTGGCCGACGGGCTCAGTGCCGCTGACGAGCCGCTGCTGGAGTCCGCGCTGGACGACCGGGCCGGTGCGGTGCACAACGAGGCGGTGCGGTTGCTGCGGCTGCTGCCCGGATCCGCGCTGTCCCAGCGGTCCGCGACCCGGTTGCGGGCCGGGCTGCAGGTGTCGAGGGACGAGCTGACCGTGCGCGAGGACGGCCCCTACGGCGCGGAGCCGGATCCGGCCGAGGTGCGCGACCTGTTGCGGGAAGGCACGTTGGAGAGCGGGGTCAGCGGGCGGCTGCTCGGCGCGGCCAGCGGGGTGCCGCCGGAGTTGTTCACCGAACTGCTCGGGCCAGGCGCGGAACGGTTGCTGCGCGGCTCGCCGTGGGCGCCGATGCTGCTCAAGGGGATCGCCGCCGCGCTGCCGCGGTCGACCGATCCGCTGCGCTGGCTGCCCGCGGTGGCCAAGGTGCTCTCCCAGGCCGATCTGCTGGACATCCTCAGCGAGCTGCCGACCGACCTGGCCGCGCGGGCGCTGACCGGGCTGGTCGGCCGGTGGAACTACGACGTGCTCGACCACGCCTGCTCCGCGCTGCCCGGCCCGTGGCCCGCCGAGACCACCAGGGCGGTGCTGGCCCGCTACGCCGAGATGAGCGACCGCCGCTGGCGGCCCGGCTACCCGCCCGAACTGCTGATGCGCCGGGGCGACCTGGGCGTGCTGACGCAGCAGTGGCCGCTGATCAGCCAGCGCTGGCCGGAGCACGGCGCCGAACACTCAGTACTGGAACTGCGCACCGAACTGTTCCGTGCGCTCGACGATCGGAAGGACCCGGCGTGA
- a CDS encoding ATP-binding protein: protein MTTETGGALRPSAEEQYAAELAAVAAADDRPRPPRWRMSPQAVVRYVLGGKLPDGTVITPKYVGDRRLVEVAVGTLVTDRALLLLGVPGTAKSWLSEHLAAAVSGDSTLVVQGTAGTGEDSIRYGWNYARLIAEGPSEAALVPSPVLRAMRTGAVARIEELTRMPSEVQDSLITVLSEKALPVPELNMQVQAIAGFTIIATANDRDRGVNQMSAALARRFNTVVLPPPATEDAEVAIVAQRSAQLGRALQLPAEPPSLAEVRRVVRIFRELRNGGTADGRTQLKKPSGSLSTAEAISVVTSGMALAAHFGDGTIGADELAAGLLGAVVKDRVSDAAAWQEYLEAVVKERQEWRDLYRACRELGV, encoded by the coding sequence GTGACGACCGAGACCGGCGGCGCACTCCGCCCCAGCGCCGAAGAGCAGTACGCCGCCGAACTGGCCGCGGTCGCCGCCGCGGACGACCGCCCGCGCCCGCCGCGCTGGCGGATGTCCCCGCAGGCGGTGGTGCGTTACGTGCTCGGCGGCAAGCTGCCGGACGGCACCGTGATCACGCCCAAGTACGTCGGCGACCGGCGGCTGGTGGAGGTCGCGGTGGGCACCCTGGTCACCGACCGGGCGCTGCTGCTGCTCGGTGTGCCTGGCACGGCCAAGTCCTGGCTGTCCGAGCATCTGGCGGCCGCGGTCAGCGGTGATTCCACCCTGGTGGTGCAGGGCACAGCCGGCACCGGCGAGGACTCGATCCGCTACGGCTGGAACTACGCCCGGCTGATCGCCGAGGGCCCGAGCGAGGCCGCGCTGGTGCCCTCGCCGGTGCTGCGCGCGATGCGCACCGGGGCGGTGGCCCGGATCGAGGAGCTGACCCGGATGCCCTCGGAGGTGCAGGACTCGCTGATCACCGTGCTCAGTGAGAAGGCGCTGCCGGTGCCGGAGCTGAACATGCAGGTGCAGGCCATCGCCGGGTTCACCATCATCGCCACCGCCAACGACCGGGACCGCGGGGTCAACCAGATGTCGGCCGCGCTGGCCAGGCGGTTCAACACGGTGGTGCTGCCGCCGCCCGCCACCGAGGACGCCGAGGTGGCGATCGTCGCGCAGCGCTCGGCCCAGCTCGGCCGCGCCCTGCAGCTGCCTGCCGAGCCGCCCTCGCTGGCCGAGGTGCGCCGGGTGGTGCGGATCTTCCGCGAGCTGCGCAACGGCGGCACCGCGGACGGCCGCACCCAGCTGAAGAAGCCCAGCGGCAGCCTGTCCACCGCCGAGGCGATCTCGGTGGTGACCAGTGGGATGGCGCTGGCCGCGCACTTCGGCGACGGCACCATCGGCGCGGACGAGCTGGCCGCGGGGCTGCTCGGCGCGGTGGTCAAGGACCGGGTCTCGGACGCGGCCGCGTGGCAGGAGTACCTGGAGGCCGTGGTCAAGGAACGCCAGGAGTGGCGGGACCTCTACCGCGCCTGCCGGGAACTCGGCGTCTGA